A single genomic interval of Sulfurimonas sp. C5 harbors:
- a CDS encoding CCA tRNA nucleotidyltransferase, with protein sequence MQKIQYPIILNIIFEKLNLFGIKPVIIGGYIRDHLLQNDSKDIDIELYNVENIDQVEDILKEFGSVNEVGKAFCVIKLNIEDLDLDFSLPRIDSKIGSGHRGFKITTDSHLDFKTATSRRDFTINAVGYDVIEHKLLDPFGGIEDLTNKQLKAVDLNKFAEDPLRVFRAIQFASRFELEIDEKLLHLCKIMVDNNQLNFLSKERIFAEIEKLLLKSKNPSSGFIFLKNIGLFKMFVEFNTLSHEEFIEVITLLDNYKRSSEFTNKLSLITMFVILTSKFQIRDIEIFLHRLTDDKEIIHKVLNIHNFIRTPSYTLSMRIDKKVLESYLQSIQMKNYKAFMDMVEPKIKGKDLIAQGIKPSVEFSEILEEKYQKQIKGYLS encoded by the coding sequence ATGCAAAAAATTCAATATCCCATTATTTTAAACATTATCTTTGAAAAGTTAAATCTGTTCGGTATAAAACCTGTGATTATTGGTGGTTATATACGTGATCATTTACTTCAAAACGATTCAAAAGACATAGATATTGAACTTTATAACGTTGAAAACATCGATCAAGTAGAAGATATTCTCAAAGAATTCGGTAGTGTAAACGAAGTAGGTAAGGCATTTTGTGTTATTAAACTCAATATTGAAGATCTTGATCTCGATTTTTCACTTCCAAGGATCGATAGTAAAATAGGATCCGGGCATCGCGGCTTTAAAATAACAACCGATTCGCATCTTGATTTCAAAACTGCTACTAGCAGACGAGACTTTACGATCAATGCTGTAGGATATGATGTTATTGAGCACAAACTGCTTGACCCATTCGGCGGTATTGAGGATCTGACTAACAAACAACTAAAAGCGGTAGATCTCAATAAATTTGCCGAAGATCCGCTACGTGTATTTCGGGCAATACAGTTTGCCTCAAGGTTTGAACTGGAGATTGATGAAAAGCTTTTACATCTATGTAAAATAATGGTAGATAACAATCAACTAAACTTTTTATCTAAAGAGAGAATCTTTGCAGAAATTGAAAAACTTCTTTTAAAATCTAAAAATCCTTCAAGTGGTTTTATTTTTCTAAAAAATATTGGTCTCTTTAAAATGTTCGTGGAGTTTAATACTCTCAGTCATGAAGAGTTTATTGAAGTTATTACATTACTGGACAACTATAAAAGATCTTCTGAATTTACTAACAAACTCTCACTCATAACCATGTTTGTCATTCTCACCTCAAAGTTTCAAATAAGGGATATAGAGATTTTTTTACACCGTCTGACAGACGATAAAGAGATTATTCATAAAGTACTCAATATCCATAATTTTATAAGGACTCCGAGTTATACTCTGTCAATGAGGATTGATAAAAAAGTATTAGAAAGCTATCTTCAATCAATTCAAATGAAAAACTATAAAGCATTTATGGATATGGTAGAACCAAAAATAAAAGGGAAAGATCTTATAGCTCAGGGAATTAAACCCTCTGTAGAATTTTCAGAAATTTTGGAGGAAAAATACCAAAAACAGATAAAAGGCTATTTATCGTAA
- the queF gene encoding preQ(1) synthase, translating into MKYGEKEIREFDVEKDLEIWPNENKKEYLIKVTLPEFMALCPRSGYPDFATIYLEYTPDEYVVELKALKLYINSFMGRYISHENSANEIYDVIYNKIKPKYMKLTADFKPRGNVHTVIEIDSSKIIQS; encoded by the coding sequence ATGAAATATGGAGAAAAAGAGATACGTGAGTTTGACGTTGAAAAAGATCTTGAGATCTGGCCTAACGAAAATAAAAAAGAGTATCTTATAAAAGTAACTTTACCGGAATTTATGGCACTTTGTCCAAGAAGCGGATATCCGGATTTTGCTACAATTTATTTGGAATACACGCCGGATGAATATGTTGTAGAACTTAAAGCATTGAAGCTTTATATCAACTCATTTATGGGACGTTATATCTCTCATGAAAATTCAGCAAATGAAATTTACGATGTAATATATAATAAGATCAAGCCTAAATATATGAAATTAACAGCTGATTTCAAACCAAGAGGAAACGTACATACTGTTATAGAGATTGATAGTTCTAAAATTATTCAAAGTTAG
- a CDS encoding EAL domain-containing protein, which yields MLLPQTKEREYRFKLALRMGLPIFALIVAFISHTLITNYTTLEPSFYIEAIFLLVFTVYFIFYLIYNGFNVKITDDVTKTFAREYLFKYLKSEIKKKKHYTLILISIDNLGDINNLYGIKNGDKVLKKVARWIADYLKNEGIEGFPIGHFRGGDFLVGLDGNKEDYKTVLDLMCLKSVEFKVGDIEVKISGGITDINYSKNLDYLLENLLEIQEGNRLSKENTKEDNIDPNELESMVIGAIKNSKLLISSQDVIGKNERFKECFVKLKANNGKYIFPKTFIKIINKFGLGVEYDLMVFEHIVSLCGNEGKVAINIFPTTLRNEKFLSKVKELMKDKKNLGIIFVLYEMEYFSHTNRYNTIIHSLKEYNISVGIDRIGSIHTSFLYLRELDIDFIRFDTYYSRYEKMEKSKNILDGFNKMAHDKNIKTWIKNIEEKDGYNLVNELGIDFIQGRYISEIDKFYEK from the coding sequence ATGCTTTTACCACAAACAAAAGAGAGGGAATACCGTTTTAAGTTAGCGCTTAGAATGGGACTTCCTATCTTTGCACTTATTGTCGCTTTTATTTCCCACACTCTTATAACAAACTATACTACGTTAGAACCTTCATTTTATATTGAAGCAATTTTCCTTTTAGTTTTTACAGTCTATTTTATTTTTTATCTCATATATAATGGTTTTAACGTAAAAATTACGGATGACGTTACAAAAACATTTGCACGTGAATATCTATTTAAGTATTTAAAATCGGAAATAAAAAAGAAAAAACATTACACTCTGATTTTAATCAGTATAGATAATTTAGGTGATATCAATAATCTATATGGAATAAAAAACGGGGATAAAGTTTTAAAAAAAGTTGCTAGATGGATTGCTGATTATCTTAAAAACGAGGGAATCGAAGGATTTCCTATAGGTCATTTTAGAGGCGGAGATTTTTTAGTAGGTTTGGATGGAAATAAAGAGGACTATAAAACAGTTTTAGACCTTATGTGCCTTAAAAGTGTAGAGTTCAAAGTAGGTGATATAGAGGTAAAGATATCAGGCGGTATCACAGATATAAACTACTCTAAAAATTTAGACTATCTTCTTGAAAACCTTCTTGAGATTCAAGAAGGAAATAGATTATCAAAAGAGAATACTAAAGAAGATAATATTGATCCTAATGAGTTAGAATCTATGGTTATCGGTGCAATCAAGAATAGTAAACTATTAATCAGCTCGCAAGATGTTATAGGAAAAAATGAACGTTTTAAAGAGTGTTTTGTTAAATTAAAAGCTAATAACGGAAAATATATTTTTCCAAAAACATTTATAAAAATAATTAACAAATTTGGACTCGGTGTCGAATATGATTTAATGGTTTTTGAACATATAGTCTCTTTATGCGGCAATGAAGGAAAAGTTGCTATAAATATTTTTCCTACAACTTTGAGAAATGAAAAGTTCTTGTCTAAAGTAAAAGAGCTTATGAAAGATAAGAAAAATTTGGGAATCATTTTTGTGTTATATGAGATGGAATATTTTTCACATACTAACAGATATAACACTATTATTCACTCTTTAAAAGAATACAATATATCTGTAGGAATAGATAGAATAGGTTCGATTCATACAAGTTTTTTATATCTCAGAGAACTAGATATAGACTTCATCCGTTTTGATACTTATTATTCCCGTTATGAGAAGATGGAAAAAAGTAAAAATATACTTGACGGTTTTAATAAGATGGCACATGATAAAAATATAAAAACTTGGATAAAAAATATTGAAGAGAAAGATGGATATAATTTGGTTAATGAATTAGGTATAGATTTTATCCAAGGCAGATATATATCTGAAATTGATAAGTTTTACGAAAAATAG
- the gyrB gene encoding DNA topoisomerase (ATP-hydrolyzing) subunit B → MEQNYGASNIKVLKGLEAVRKRPGMYIGDTGHRGLHHLVYEVIDNSIDEAMAGHCDTIEVTLTKDGKCRVQDNGRGIPTDMHPTEGMSAATVVLTVLHAGGKFDKDTYKVSGGLHGVGVSVVNALSSDLHMTIHRNGQIHEQDFKKGIPQQALEVTGTTRKSGTTIEFSADPSIFTETVTFEYEYLAKRFKELAYLNPFITIKFNDERSGQKEVYHFEGGISQYVEDMNKKQTVAPVFFYTGKAEDIEYDVAFMYNDAYDEKFASFVNNIRTPNGGTHEAGFRAGLTRVISTYNANNGAAKEKDVKISGDDVKEGLIAIVSVRVPEPQFEGQTKGKLGNTYVRPLVQKATGEALSKYFEENPIEAKAIVAKALMAARGREAAKKARELTRRKDVMSVGTLPGKLADCQSKDASICELYLVEGDSAGGSAKMGRDRVFQAILPLKGKILNVEKARLDKILKSDEITNMITAMGCGIGEEYNEEKLRYHKIIIMTDADVDGSHIQTLLLTFFFRYFRNIVENGYLYLAQPPLYRYKKGKKEIYFKDDRIMNDYLIDNGVESLEIEGVGHNDLVAFFKMVDHYAGSLEALERRYALVKLIRHFIENPDIIAKPAKDMFEDIKTFLDSINNNILTHTLNEETNEIHLFVQTEGGMEELLVNDELFAAPHFSEADYVYRKINDWDISFDKDVLEVLEDIKDYAKKGAYIQRYKGLGEMNPDQLWETTMTPENRVLLQVTIDDAEAASDAFTLFMGDEVEPRRNYIETHAKDVKHLDV, encoded by the coding sequence ATGGAACAAAATTACGGTGCTAGTAACATTAAGGTTCTAAAAGGTTTAGAAGCTGTTCGTAAACGTCCTGGTATGTATATTGGAGATACAGGTCACAGAGGTCTTCATCACTTAGTATATGAAGTTATTGATAACTCTATCGATGAGGCAATGGCAGGACATTGTGATACTATTGAAGTAACACTTACAAAAGATGGGAAATGTCGTGTACAAGATAATGGTCGTGGTATTCCGACAGATATGCACCCGACAGAAGGTATGAGTGCGGCTACTGTTGTTTTAACAGTTCTTCATGCCGGTGGTAAGTTCGATAAAGATACTTATAAAGTTTCTGGTGGTCTTCACGGGGTTGGTGTATCTGTTGTAAATGCACTTTCATCTGATCTTCATATGACTATTCACAGAAACGGTCAGATCCATGAGCAAGACTTTAAAAAAGGTATCCCACAACAAGCTTTAGAAGTTACAGGAACAACAAGAAAATCTGGTACTACAATTGAATTTAGTGCCGATCCTTCGATCTTTACAGAAACTGTAACTTTTGAATATGAATATTTAGCAAAAAGATTTAAAGAACTAGCATACTTAAATCCATTTATCACTATCAAATTTAACGACGAAAGAAGCGGACAAAAAGAGGTGTATCACTTTGAAGGTGGTATCTCTCAATATGTTGAAGATATGAATAAAAAGCAAACAGTTGCACCTGTTTTCTTCTATACAGGAAAAGCTGAAGATATCGAATACGATGTTGCTTTCATGTACAACGATGCTTATGATGAAAAATTTGCTTCATTTGTAAATAATATCCGTACTCCAAACGGTGGTACTCACGAAGCTGGTTTTAGAGCTGGTTTAACGCGTGTTATCTCAACATATAATGCAAATAACGGTGCTGCGAAAGAGAAAGATGTAAAGATCTCTGGTGATGATGTTAAAGAGGGTCTTATTGCAATCGTTTCAGTTCGTGTACCTGAACCTCAATTTGAAGGTCAAACAAAAGGAAAACTAGGAAATACTTATGTACGTCCACTAGTTCAAAAAGCCACAGGTGAAGCGTTAAGCAAGTATTTTGAAGAAAATCCGATTGAAGCAAAAGCGATCGTTGCTAAAGCACTGATGGCTGCTCGCGGTCGTGAAGCTGCAAAAAAAGCAAGAGAGCTAACACGTCGTAAAGATGTTATGAGTGTTGGAACACTTCCTGGTAAACTGGCTGATTGTCAAAGTAAAGATGCTTCTATCTGTGAACTTTACCTGGTGGAAGGGGATTCTGCGGGCGGTTCGGCTAAAATGGGACGTGATCGTGTTTTCCAAGCAATTTTACCGCTTAAAGGTAAGATCTTAAATGTTGAAAAAGCGCGTTTAGACAAGATCTTAAAGTCTGATGAGATTACTAACATGATCACTGCTATGGGTTGTGGTATCGGCGAAGAGTATAATGAAGAAAAACTGCGTTATCACAAAATCATTATCATGACCGATGCCGATGTTGATGGTAGTCACATCCAGACATTGTTACTTACATTCTTCTTCCGTTATTTTAGAAATATTGTAGAAAACGGTTATTTATATCTTGCACAGCCACCTCTTTATCGTTACAAAAAAGGTAAAAAAGAGATCTATTTCAAAGATGATCGTATCATGAATGATTATTTAATCGACAACGGTGTTGAGTCTTTAGAGATCGAGGGTGTAGGACATAACGATCTTGTAGCATTTTTCAAAATGGTTGATCATTATGCAGGATCATTAGAAGCACTAGAACGTCGTTATGCATTAGTTAAACTGATCCGTCATTTTATTGAAAATCCGGATATCATTGCTAAGCCGGCAAAAGATATGTTTGAAGATATTAAAACTTTCTTGGATTCAATCAATAATAATATTCTTACACATACACTTAATGAAGAAACAAACGAGATTCATCTGTTTGTTCAAACTGAAGGTGGGATGGAAGAGTTATTAGTAAATGATGAACTTTTCGCTGCACCACACTTTAGTGAAGCTGATTATGTTTACAGAAAGATCAACGACTGGGATATCTCTTTTGACAAAGATGTTTTAGAAGTACTAGAAGATATTAAAGATTATGCGAAAAAAGGTGCATATATTCAACGTTACAAAGGTCTTGGTGAGATGAATCCTGATCAATTATGGGAAACAACTATGACTCCTGAGAATCGTGTACTTCTTCAAGTAACTATAGATGATGCAGAGGCTGCTTCAGATGCATTTACACTGTTTATGGGTGATGAAGTTGAACCTCGTAGAAACTATATTGAAACTCATGCAAAAGATGTAAAACATCTAGACGTATAA
- a CDS encoding DUF3943 domain-containing protein gives MAKFFLPLFLLSYIFLYGSENVNLNPDNINKKIKLYNKNLLLKPTYTFLEQKTDYSPKNININKQLTQPQRRLAESTFYTQILMIGSVGVIYLLPESVSKWDKSELRKKSLGQRWENNIKKGPVWDKDSFVVNYVGHSFTGAWYYMAARDYGISKEGSFLYSAFLSTFMWEYGYESVAEIPSWQDLISTPILGLFFGEYFYSLEKKIDKNEGRVLNSKVLGNISYFLLNPIGSISNSLSDTFDLHVTVKFETYQPMHSIKQQEIYIYQARPIIAKEQDFGIVLNIEF, from the coding sequence ATGGCAAAATTTTTTTTACCTCTTTTTTTACTTTCGTATATTTTTTTATACGGGAGTGAAAATGTCAATTTAAATCCCGATAATATAAATAAAAAAATTAAACTCTACAACAAAAATTTATTACTAAAACCTACATACACTTTTCTTGAACAAAAAACAGATTACAGTCCCAAAAATATCAATATAAACAAACAATTAACACAACCTCAAAGAAGATTAGCGGAAAGTACGTTTTATACTCAAATACTCATGATTGGATCAGTTGGTGTTATTTACCTTTTACCTGAATCAGTTTCAAAATGGGATAAAAGTGAATTAAGAAAAAAATCTCTTGGTCAAAGATGGGAGAATAATATAAAAAAAGGTCCTGTATGGGACAAAGATAGTTTTGTTGTCAACTATGTAGGACATTCTTTTACTGGTGCATGGTACTATATGGCAGCAAGAGATTACGGAATATCTAAGGAAGGTTCATTTTTATATTCTGCTTTCTTATCAACGTTTATGTGGGAATATGGTTATGAGTCGGTTGCAGAAATTCCCTCATGGCAAGATCTTATCTCTACACCCATTCTTGGTTTATTTTTTGGTGAATATTTTTATAGTTTAGAAAAAAAGATTGATAAAAATGAAGGAAGAGTACTTAACTCTAAAGTTTTAGGAAATATCAGTTATTTTTTATTAAACCCAATAGGAAGTATTTCTAATAGTCTAAGTGATACTTTTGATCTTCATGTTACTGTAAAATTTGAAACCTATCAGCCTATGCATTCAATAAAACAACAAGAAATTTATATATATCAAGCACGACCAATAATAGCTAAAGAACAAGATTTTGGCATAGTATTGAATATAGAATTTTAA
- the dnaN gene encoding DNA polymerase III subunit beta, whose protein sequence is MKITISKSILENILIHAGPFLEKKDTSQITSHVFLNASNNQLTLKATDYEIGFLVTINDINIEQEGSITSNGKKFLDIVRILKDGNINLEVRNGMLHIEQGSSKFKLPTFSHEDFPEFPTYENKSRISIESHTLIESLKKITPAIDTNNPKFELNGALIDIQNDSINFASTDTRRLAVVNITNSSDNQLSIIIPKKAIVEIQKLFFDNIELYYDQTNLIIHSNQYTFFTKLINGKFPEYSRIIPKETKYNLVLPKANMIDSIKQITTISTDVKITFSSNGITFESLSDDNIEAKTEISISTGFSEPFSIAINSRYLLDFLNSINSSEFTMKLNEGNLPFILSDENFITVVMPIVI, encoded by the coding sequence ATGAAAATTACTATATCGAAATCTATACTTGAAAATATACTTATTCATGCTGGACCTTTCTTAGAAAAAAAAGATACTTCACAAATTACATCTCATGTCTTTTTAAATGCTAGTAATAATCAACTTACTCTAAAAGCTACAGATTATGAAATAGGTTTCTTAGTAACAATTAACGATATCAATATTGAACAAGAAGGTAGCATCACTTCTAACGGTAAGAAATTCTTGGACATTGTAAGAATTTTAAAAGATGGAAATATTAATTTAGAAGTTAGAAACGGTATGCTTCATATTGAACAAGGAAGTTCTAAATTCAAACTACCAACTTTTTCACATGAAGATTTTCCTGAATTCCCAACATATGAAAACAAATCACGTATCTCTATTGAGTCACATACTTTAATCGAATCATTAAAAAAGATCACACCTGCAATCGACACAAACAATCCAAAGTTTGAATTAAACGGTGCTCTTATAGATATTCAAAACGATTCAATTAACTTTGCTTCTACAGATACAAGAAGACTAGCTGTTGTAAATATTACTAACAGCAGTGATAATCAACTTTCAATTATCATCCCTAAAAAGGCTATTGTTGAAATTCAAAAACTGTTTTTTGACAATATTGAACTTTATTACGATCAAACAAACTTGATTATTCACTCTAACCAATACACGTTCTTTACAAAACTTATTAACGGAAAATTCCCTGAATATTCTAGAATTATCCCTAAAGAAACAAAATACAATCTTGTTTTACCAAAAGCAAATATGATAGATTCTATCAAACAAATCACTACAATCTCTACAGATGTGAAAATCACGTTTTCTAGCAATGGCATCACTTTTGAGTCTTTAAGTGATGACAATATCGAAGCTAAAACGGAAATCTCTATTTCAACAGGTTTTTCTGAACCGTTCTCGATAGCTATTAATTCAAGATATTTACTTGATTTCTTAAATTCTATCAACTCTTCAGAGTTTACTATGAAATTAAATGAAGGAAATCTTCCGTTTATTTTAAGTGATGAAAATTTTATAACAGTGGTAATGCCAATCGTTATCTAA
- the dnaA gene encoding chromosomal replication initiator protein DnaA translates to MNIGQEVLEELKNEITELEYNRYIKHLEYDVKKSSSDLAVFYAQNALVVNWIKNKYTDKLAHLFEIKTGNKVTISITLKSAQTTKKVKAAKEIANKTSSLLNPSYSFDNFMVGGSNQFAYAAIKSVSENPGKVYNPVFIYGGVGLGKTHLMQAAGNVFQNSGKVVIYATVEQFLNDFIRHVKNKTMDRFQEKYRKCDVLLIDDIQFLSNKEGIQEEFFHTFEALKGAGKQIILTADKHPKKIAGLEARLQSRFEWGLVADIQPPELETKIAIIKKKCEINKVKLSNEIVNYIATVIESNVREIEGILSKLHAYSQLMHVDIDLEFTKNVLKDQIKENRQNLTLDTITNVVAKDLNIKPSEIRSKGRAKNLVYARRISIYLCRELTQNTMPQLAQYFGMKDHTAISHTIKKITELIENDEDFKVKIDELTNKLSSSS, encoded by the coding sequence GTGAATATAGGTCAAGAGGTTTTAGAAGAGCTCAAAAATGAGATAACTGAACTGGAATATAACAGATATATCAAACATCTTGAATATGATGTGAAAAAATCTTCAAGTGACTTGGCCGTTTTTTATGCACAAAATGCACTTGTTGTGAATTGGATCAAAAACAAATATACTGATAAACTGGCACACCTTTTTGAAATCAAGACGGGAAACAAAGTTACTATCAGCATCACGCTAAAATCTGCGCAGACAACAAAGAAAGTAAAAGCTGCCAAAGAGATTGCCAATAAAACCAGTTCACTTCTTAATCCCTCTTATTCATTTGACAACTTTATGGTCGGAGGTTCTAACCAGTTTGCCTATGCTGCGATCAAAAGTGTAAGTGAAAATCCAGGAAAAGTTTATAATCCCGTATTTATCTACGGTGGTGTAGGTCTTGGAAAAACCCACCTTATGCAAGCAGCAGGTAACGTTTTTCAAAACAGCGGTAAAGTTGTTATCTACGCTACGGTTGAGCAGTTTTTAAATGATTTCATCCGCCATGTGAAAAACAAAACAATGGACAGATTTCAAGAGAAGTACAGAAAATGTGACGTACTCCTGATTGATGATATCCAATTTCTTTCTAACAAAGAAGGTATCCAAGAGGAATTCTTCCATACATTTGAAGCACTTAAAGGTGCAGGCAAGCAGATCATCCTTACGGCCGATAAGCATCCTAAAAAAATTGCAGGTCTTGAAGCGCGTCTTCAAAGCCGCTTTGAATGGGGACTTGTTGCCGATATTCAACCGCCTGAGCTAGAGACAAAAATTGCGATCATCAAGAAAAAATGTGAAATCAACAAAGTTAAACTCTCTAACGAGATCGTAAATTACATAGCAACTGTTATTGAAAGTAACGTTCGTGAGATAGAAGGTATCCTTTCAAAACTTCATGCTTATTCACAATTGATGCATGTGGATATCGATCTTGAATTTACTAAAAATGTTTTAAAAGATCAAATCAAAGAAAACCGTCAAAACCTAACTTTAGATACTATCACTAATGTAGTGGCAAAAGATCTCAATATTAAACCAAGTGAGATTCGTTCAAAAGGACGTGCTAAAAATCTTGTGTATGCACGAAGAATCTCTATTTATCTTTGCCGTGAACTTACACAAAATACGATGCCTCAGCTCGCTCAGTACTTTGGTATGAAAGATCATACGGCTATTTCACATACGATTAAAAAGATTACGGAACTCATAGAAAATGATGAAGATTTCAAAGTGAAAATTGACGAACTCACAAATAAACTTTCATCTTCTTCGTAG
- the ruvC gene encoding crossover junction endodeoxyribonuclease RuvC encodes MNILGIDPGTRNMGYAIISLENHKISLVEAGLIKMKAEDLQFQIPQMVEGLEQLFAKYTIDEVAMEDIFYAHNPSTTIKLAQFRGAIMLKLLQEFGQFSEYTALQVKKALTGKGKASKEQVAFMVKRLLNIKKEIKPLDISDAMAVAITHSQRVKFK; translated from the coding sequence ATTAATATACTCGGCATAGATCCCGGAACTAGAAACATGGGATATGCGATCATTTCTCTCGAAAATCATAAAATTTCTTTAGTTGAAGCGGGTCTTATTAAGATGAAAGCAGAAGATCTGCAGTTTCAAATACCCCAGATGGTAGAAGGGCTTGAACAATTGTTTGCCAAGTATACTATTGATGAAGTGGCAATGGAAGATATCTTTTATGCACACAATCCTTCTACTACCATTAAACTGGCACAGTTTCGTGGAGCAATTATGCTAAAACTACTGCAGGAGTTTGGACAGTTTAGTGAATACACAGCCTTACAGGTGAAAAAAGCGCTTACGGGTAAAGGAAAAGCATCTAAAGAGCAAGTTGCTTTTATGGTTAAACGTCTTTTAAACATCAAAAAAGAGATAAAGCCACTAGATATTTCAGATGCTATGGCAGTCGCTATTACACATTCGCAAAGAGTAAAATTTAAATAA
- a CDS encoding pyrimidine/purine nucleoside phosphorylase, which translates to MSKFENVTIVKEANIYDGGKVSSRTVEFADGTRKTLGVMLPGEYTFNTAEAEIMEMMSGELDIKLPGEDWKTLNTPETFNVPANSSFDLKIKTVTDYCCSYIQE; encoded by the coding sequence ATGTCAAAATTTGAAAACGTAACAATTGTAAAAGAAGCAAACATTTATGATGGAGGAAAAGTATCAAGTAGAACAGTTGAGTTTGCTGACGGTACTAGAAAAACTCTTGGTGTTATGCTTCCAGGTGAATATACTTTCAATACTGCTGAGGCTGAAATTATGGAGATGATGAGCGGAGAGCTTGATATCAAACTTCCTGGTGAAGACTGGAAAACATTAAATACGCCGGAAACTTTTAATGTTCCTGCAAATTCATCTTTCGATCTAAAAATCAAAACAGTAACAGATTACTGCTGTTCTTACATTCAAGAATAG
- the trxC gene encoding thioredoxin TrxC, with the protein MKVVCPHCFSVNNVPKKESYKKANCGKCKNSLLDTKPVELTNSNFDELIVNSELPVIVDYWAPWCGPCKMMAPNFTAAAEHFPLKAVFAKVNTEDEQNLGARFGIRSIPTLIVFKNGREVERVSGALPKESLMQLISKYTD; encoded by the coding sequence ATGAAAGTAGTATGTCCTCATTGTTTTAGCGTGAATAACGTTCCTAAAAAAGAGAGTTATAAAAAAGCAAACTGCGGTAAATGTAAAAACTCTCTACTCGATACAAAACCTGTTGAACTAACTAACTCTAACTTCGATGAACTTATCGTTAATAGTGAATTACCTGTCATTGTAGATTATTGGGCACCATGGTGCGGACCTTGTAAAATGATGGCTCCAAATTTCACAGCAGCTGCCGAGCATTTTCCACTCAAAGCTGTATTTGCAAAAGTAAATACAGAAGATGAACAAAATTTAGGTGCTAGATTTGGGATCAGAAGTATTCCGACATTGATAGTATTTAAAAATGGAAGAGAAGTTGAAAGAGTATCAGGTGCACTCCCTAAAGAGAGTTTAATGCAGCTGATATCTAAATATACAGACTAA
- the fliW gene encoding flagellar assembly protein FliW encodes MAYQIKGTLYGFENTSNVEIKEIDELFSTMVDVNDENISFTLIRPNLLREYAFDLPADVKALLEINENSTVSVYNILIIQKPLEKSIINFLAPIVINLDNNYLAQAILDPKKYPDYGMAESIESFKN; translated from the coding sequence ATGGCTTATCAAATTAAAGGTACTTTGTACGGTTTTGAAAACACTTCTAACGTAGAAATAAAAGAGATAGATGAACTGTTCTCAACAATGGTTGATGTAAATGATGAAAATATATCATTTACCCTTATTAGACCAAATCTACTTAGAGAATATGCCTTTGACCTTCCTGCAGATGTAAAAGCCCTTTTAGAGATAAATGAAAACTCTACTGTAAGTGTATATAACATCTTAATCATTCAAAAACCTCTTGAAAAATCGATAATAAATTTTTTAGCCCCTATTGTTATTAATCTCGATAACAACTATTTAGCTCAAGCTATCTTAGATCCTAAAAAATATCCAGACTACGGTATGGCTGAAAGTATAGAATCATTTAAAAACTAA